The Gadus macrocephalus chromosome 20, ASM3116895v1 genome includes a region encoding these proteins:
- the nxph2a gene encoding neurexophilin-2, whose amino-acid sequence MRVLQTIFFLCLLHQAACEKASGAATELIEWDESDHGQKFSPSGASPRVLNPLRLFAKGLPGLRSNTREVTYLENVEDFWDWLSNQTDGAGAQARTKRRPMVKTGKFKKMFGWGDFHSNIKTVQLNLLITGKIVDHGNGTFSVYFRHNSTGLGNVSVSLVPPSKVVEFEVARQSTTEGKDAKSFNCRIEYEKTDRNKKTALCAFDSSKVCYQEHTQSHVSWLCSKPFKVICIYIAFYSVDYKLVQKVCPDYNYHSDMPYSSTG is encoded by the exons ATGAGAGTACTGCAAACCATCTTCTTTCTTTGTCTCCTGCACCAG GCTGCGTGCGAGAAAGCGAGCGGGGCGGCGACCGAGCTCATCGAATGGGACGAGAGCGACCACGGACAGAAGTTCTCTCCCAGCGGGGCCAGCCCCCGGGTCCTGAACCCCCTGCGGCTCTTCGCCAAGGGGCTCCCGGGGCTCCGCAGCAACACCCGGGAGGTGACGTACCTGGAGAACGTGGAGGACTTCTGGGACTGGTTATCTAACCAGACAGATGGGGCAGGGGCACAGGCCAGAACTAAGCGCAGACCCATGGTGAAAACGGGCAAGTTCAAGAAGATGTTTGGCTGGGGCGACTTCCACTCCAACATCAAGACGGTGCAGCTCAACCTGCTCATCACCGGCAAGATCGTGGACCACGGCAACGGCACCTTCAGCGTGTACTTCCGCCACAACTCCACGGGCCTGGGCAACGTCTCCGTCAGCCTGGTGCCGCCCTCCAAGGTGGTGGAGTTTGAGGTGGCCCGGCAGTCCACCACCGAGGGCAAAGACGCCAAGTCCTTCAACTGCCGCATCGAGTACGAGAAGACGGACCGAAACAAGAAGACGGCGCTGTGCGCTTTCGACTCGTCCAAGGTGTGCTACCAGGAGCACACGCAGAGCCACGTGTCCTGGCTCTGCTCCAAGCCCTTCAAGGTCATCTGCATCTACATCGCCTTCTACAGCGTCGACTACAAACTGGTGCAGAAGGTGTGCCCCGACTACAACTACCACAGTGACATGCCCTACTCCTCCACCGGGTGA